The genomic window CAGGGTTAAAATATCTTTTCCTGTATAATTTTCCTGTTGACGACGTTCCTTAATTTCAGTATAAATTAAATCATCAATTTTACCTTTTATCCGTAAAAATCGCCCCCAAGGACTCCAGTTACCCCAATCTTTTTGGAGAAAAGGAAAGAAGATAATAGTAGCATTAGCAGGGGAATCAAAAAACGATAGCCACGCTTTTAATAAGTCTTTTAATTGCTGATATCGATCTCCTTCTGTAATACCAAAAACAGCTTTTAAAATCACCTTTAAAGTGATTTCTTGCATAATTTTACGAACATTAAAAGCTTGGTTAATTTGCAGGTTTTCGCTAACTTCATCCGTAATAGAGTAGATGAGTTGTGTATAACTTTGTAATCTTTCTCCATGAAAAGGAGGAGTTAATAATTTACGTTCTCGTTGATGTCTTTTTCCTTGTAAAAATAGTAAGGAATTCTCCCCTAACAAAGTCGTTAAAAAACTGCCTCCTGCTGCACTTCTAAAATCGGTTTTATCCTTGGTTAAAATTTCTTGGATTCCTTGAGGATTACTAATGTAAACGAAGGGACTTTCTGATTGACCAAAACTAAAGATATCTCCATACTTTTTATAATAATCTTCCAGGTAATCTAGAGGATAAAAAATCAGTTTGAATAATCTCAGGAGTCTGGGGGTAGAAATGCTAGGGGGTAAGGTCATGATCGTAAGATAAAGTAAAATGAATAACTATAAATAATCGTAACATAAAAAAATATTGATTATCAAAAGTTAATAGACTGCATATAATTTTAATATTTTGATAATGAGTTATCATTTATTAACAAAAAAATAGAAAGAAATTGACCCTAATCAGTTACAATGACTACAGAATTCTCCGATAAGGTAAAGTCGCTATGAAGCAAAGTCGTAGCCAAGGAATGGAAATCCAGAAGCTAACAGGACTAGAACCGAGACATTTCGCAGATTTAGTCAGAGCATCTCAACTGGTTTTTGACCCCACAGGAGGGGTTTTTGGAAGACATTTGCACGTTGATTGGTCTATTTTTGGATTATCCCCTCATATTATTGATAACTTGAGACAATTAGGGGAAAAGTATCAATATGCGTCTCCTCATGTTTCGATGGAAATTATTTGGGTTCAACTAACTCCAGAAACCCGTAGTTGGTTTATCGAACATAAAGATACTTTATGGCAAATAGAAGAAGCCTTTCCCCCTATTGATGAGGATTAAAGTTTCGTAGACTTAGTTATTTTGTCCCGCAAAAGATTGATTGAATGTTTTACAATTTTAGTCAAGAAATGCGGGACTTTTTTAGTTACTTATATTTTAGTTTCAAAATGAGAATAGGAAACGCCAAAATAAAAGTAGCAACATTGGTCATAATCACAGGAATATCTCTCATAAATAAACCGTAAATAATCCACAATAAAAGACCACTACAAAACAACAAAAACATTTCTAACGAAATATCTTTAGTGGAACGGGTTTTCCAAGTCTTTAGCATTTGGGGAAAAAAAGAAATGGTGGTTAAGGTTCCTGCTAATAAACCAATCCAAGTAATAGAATTCATAGGTCAGTCATAAGTCTTAATCAACGGATAATAATAACAAAAATGTAATCATTATTATTTCTGTGACTAAATTTAAGGTAAACTCAGGATAATTGCTATTAAATCATTAATATTAATCTTTATGAACCAGTCTACCCCTTATGTCTCTAACCAGCAAAAATTACAACAGTTAATGGAGGAGGCCGAAATTGCTAATTTCGAGCAATTAAGTCAATTGTCTGGGGTTTCTCAATGGCAGTTAAATCGACTATTAACCGGGTTACTTCCTAAATTACCCATTACAGACCTTCTTAAGCTATCTCAGGTGTTAAAAATCTCTCTAGAACAGTTGTTATTACAGTTTGAAACCACGGAATCTTTGAGTGCAGATTGGGAAATTGCTAGTCAAGGTATTTCGGCTAATATTGACAGTAATGCTATGGCGTTACAACAGGAATATAAACAGTTACAACAGCAACTGAATCAACAAAAAGAGCGATTAGAAAAGGAATTTCAAGGCTCTAGCATTGCTGCTTTGGAATCTTGGTTATTACAGTGGCCAACCGCTGCAATTGTCGCTCAAAAGAATCCTGAAATTTCTGCAGTTAAATTATTACCCTTAGTGAAACCCATTTTTGAATTACTCAAACAATGGGGACTGGAAATGAAGGGAAGTGTCGGAGAAGTGGTTTCTTATAATCCTCAGTTGCATCAACTATTAGAAGGGGGAGGCCATGCTGAACCGGGTGATCCCGTGATCATTCGCTATGTGGGATATAGTCACGACCATAAACTTTTGTATCGTGCCAAGGTCAGTCCTGTTAAGAAAGAAGAGACAACTAGCTAATTTTCGTTACAAATATTGACAAATTACCGACTTTTTTTCGGGGTTAGAGGCTATTTTTGTCAAAGTTGTCTGACATTTCCTCAAAAAACCCTATTTCGTTACATTTGATACTTACTTTTACTGTGACCTCTTTCTATGCTTAATGGCTAAGGTTGCTGTTAAGTTTCACTTCAACACATCCTTTTGTTGAATTGGTAATCATTAATTTTATGGCCCACCATGGAATTTTCATGTTGTTAGAGAAATATCCTCAACTACGGCCAATGATTAAGCAGGGTCGCTATTTACTCGGATATACGGATGGCAGTTGCGACGGTAAACAGATACCAGTATTTTTATTGCGTTCTCCCTGGACTCAATTTTGTATCTGGGCGAGTACAAATGAATTAGCTATACCAGCCGGAGGGGTTTTGGTTGTTACCGATGATCCTGAGTGGAGTGTAGAGAGTCACTGGAAAGCATACAGTTTAGTAACCCCTGCTTCTACTCACCCATCCCTGCAAAATCGTCGTCAGAAACGTTCAAACCCTGTCTCACCCATGACCACCCTTGCAGCCGAAATTGCCACCGAAGCAGCCCAAAATACTCGCATTCAGGGACATAATATGAGTCCTGCGACTTAACATATTCTGGGTAATTGTTCTCCGCTTAACATATCAACAATGCGCTGAGAACCGATTTTACTTTCTAAAGTAACTAAACCCATACCTGTTCCCTTGCCAGTTACTTCCCCAATAACAGAAGCGTCTTGAGAAAAAGATTTCATAATTTCCAAGGCACCTTTAACTGAGTTTTGCGGAATAAAAGCGACAAATTTCCCCTCGTTGGCAACATAGAGGGGATCAAACCCTAAAATTTCACAGGCCCCTTGTACATCTTCTTGAACAGCGATCGCTCTTTCTTTGATATTGATAGTAACTTCAGCACTGGTTGCAATTTCATTTAATGCACTGGCTAAACCCCCTCTGGTTAAGTCCCTTAAACAATGAATTTCTATGTCTTGATTAAGCATTTCTAAAACAATATTATGAAGCGGCGCACAGTCACTTTCGATGGTGGTTTCTAACTCTAATCCTTCCCTGAGTGCCATAATAGAAATGCCATGACGACCAATATCTCCATTGATTAAAATAGCATCCCCTGGGTGAACAAATTGAGGGGCAATGCTTTGATTATGTTCAATAATGCCGACTCCTGCGGTGTTAATAAAAATTCCATCTCCTTTACCACGATCAACAACTTTTGTATCTCCTGTAACAACCTGAATATTTGCTCTGTTGGCTGCTTTTTTTAAGGACTGAATCACTCGCCATAATGTTTCCATGGGTAGTCCTTCTTCGATAATCAATCCTAAACTTAAATAAAGGGGATGTGCGCCACTCATGGCGAGATCGTTGACGGTTCCATTGATGGCTAAACTGCCAATATCTCCCCCAGGAAAAAAAAGTGGATGAATGACATAAGAATCCGTTGTAAAGGCGATTTTAGACCCAGGAAGGTTAATGACAGCAGCGTCATGGGGAGGAATGTCTTGAGGCAGCTTAAAGGTGGAAAAAACCATTTTTTCCAGTAACTGCTGCATCAGTTTCCCCCCTCCTCCATGAGCGAGTAAAACTTGCGGATATTTATCCAAAGGAATGGGACAAGATACATTAAAATCGTTCATTTTAGATAATCAATCTCTAATTTATGCGTATATGAATTATAGAAATTGATCACAGTTACAGTATCTAGAAAAAAGCTTAAAATCTTAACAGTATGATTTACCAAACCATTGCTAAATCTAAAACAAATTCAGGTAAAATATCTTCACCCGATAAAAATATTGGCTCATTTAACACTTCTTTAGATTTTCCTTGACGATAAATCTCAACTTGTTGATCTTTACGATTAATTAACCACCCTAACTTAACGCCATTGGCTTGATATTCTGCCATTTTTTCCTGTGTATTTTTTACACTATCACTAGGGGACATTAATTCTAAAACAAAATCAGGGGCAATAGGGGGAAATTTCTCTTTTTGTTCGAGGGTTAATTGATTCCATCTTTCTAACTTTATCCAAGATACATCGGGCGATCGTTCTGCACCATTAGGAAATTTAAAACAAGTATTAGAATCAAAGACTTTCCCTAATTTTGTTTGACGATTCCAGAATACAAATTCAGCATTAATCTCTGAATTACGGTTTCCTGTTTCTCCTCCTGTGGGTGGCATAATCATTAATTCTCCCTTAGCATTCCGTTCAAAATTGATCTCAGGATTTTTACGACACAGTTGATAAAACTGTTCATCGGTCATTTTGCCAAGGGGTTCTAAATTAATCGTATAAGTAATCATTTTAAGCCTAACCCTAATAATGCTAACATCCTAACAGGTTTTGAAGTCGCCTGAATGGTCTTAATGGTTACTTGAAGAGATAGAGAGGCTAAGGGTATTATATTATTTCTTTACGGTGAATGGGATAGGTATGGAATCGAGTTAAATCTTTATCACTAAATGTTATAATTACTAAATATCACCCTGGTTTGTTTCTCGATTTATGTCTGCTAAAGATATTTTTCATAGTGCAGTGAGAAAAGGATTAGAAAAAGAGGGATGGATCGTTACAGATGACCCTTTAAGAATTGAAGTCGGTGATGTTGAAATGTATGTTGATTTAGGAGCAGAACAACTTTTAGCAGCAGAAAGGAATACTGAAAAAATTGCGGTTGAAATTAAAAGTTTTATAGGAAAATCTAGTATTTCAGAATTTCATACAGCCATTGGGCAATGTTTAAATTATCGCATTGCTTTAGAAGAAAAAGAACCAGAAAGGCAGTTATATTTAGCGATTCCCTTAGATATTTATTATAGTTTTTTTGAATTACGATTTATTCAAACAGTCCTTAAACGATTGCAAATTTCTTTAATTATTTATGATGCTATTGAGGAGGTTATTGTTACATGGAAAAATTAGAAAAATATCGTCACTATGTTAAACAAGTTATTACTGAATATTCTCAATTAGGTTCATCAAAAGATCCCATAGAACAACAGTTAATTTTTGACACCGTTAATGATCACTATCAATTGATGTATGTTGGTTGGAAAAATAGACGAAGATATCATGGTTGTGTTTTACATCTGGATATTAAAAATGGCAAAATTTGGATTCAACATGATGGAACGGAGGTGGGCATGGCTAATCAATTAGTTAAATTAGGTGTTCCTAAAGAAGATATTGTCTTAGCTTTTCATGAACCTTTACTTAGAGAATATACAGGGTTTGCAGTGGGTTGATTTGATTAATCCAGATTACACTCTAGCTTTACCCCTTTAAATAATAACCACAAACAAAGAGAAAATTCAGCGACTACTGCTGAAATAATCACTAACCAAGACGTAATTTCTGTATAATTAGGTAAGAGAAAATTAGCAAAACTATCCATTAAATAACCAAAACAGGCTACCATTAACCCGAAGCCTAAAAGTTTAGGAAAATAATATGAATTTACCATTAAATAACCCAGTAAAAAACAATGAATTCCAAAAAAGACTAAGGCGATGAGATAGCCATAATTATGAATATTGAGAAAGAGTAAAACTAAAGCATATAATTGATTCGTTTCAAAATTTTTTAGGTAATTAGCATGACTGATAAGTATTAAAGGGATAAAAAAATTCAGTAAGTTTATTCCTAAAATAGCATCTTGCATTAACCTGAAACTTACTGTCAGTAAAGCTATATTTTTATTAACTGATTTGAGTAAAATGTAAAAAATGATAGCGACAATCACATCACAAAGAATCATAATTAGATCACTAAGAAAACCTAAACGAAATAGGAATATAGAATCCATAATATTTGTAGCAGTTGTCACTGCATCTTCTGGAATAATAAGATGAGAACGAACATACATCTCGCTAAACAAACCACAAACAATAATAATTAAATATAAAACCCCTGCAACTCTTGCATAAAGCAATGGAGAGGTTTTAATTTTATCATTTATAATCATATTAATATCAATAATTCTAACAGTTAGATTAAGTCTTCAAAAACAGAGTTTTTGGGAAATAGGAGTAGCCTAAAATTAGACCCAGTTTAACCTAACTATTAGAATATTACAGTGAATTGGAAAAATACGAGAGATTAGTTGAGAAAAGCCCCACTTAATTTGGCTCCGATTAAGTTAGTTTGTTCTAAATTAACCCCTGTTAAATCAGCCCCTCTAAGATCAGCCCCCATCAAATTTGCTCCTTCTAAGTGAGTATTGGTTAAGTTGGCTCCTCCTAAATTTGCCCCACTCAGATCCGCTTCTCTTAAATCAGCCCCACTTAAGTCAGCCCCACTTAAATCAATATCGATCATTTCTGCACCGATGAGACAAGCTTGAATCATATTGGCATGAGTTAGATTAGATTGATTCAATTTAGCTTGGTTTAAATGGGCATCTGTTAAGGCAACCCCTTTTAAATCTGCTAAGATCAACTCTGCCCCTTCTAAGTGGACTCCAACCAAATTAGCATCACACAGACAAACGTGAACTAAAGTGACTCGACTAAAATCTCGTTCTCCGGCTGCATATCTTTTCAACATTTCTTGAGCGTTCATGTTAATTTCCTCGTTGTTTATTGGTGTTTTTTATGTGTTGTAAGCGGGCATTTCTTGATGGCAGTGACTACAATACCAGTAGAGACCTCGCCAATCGACATGGCGTAACAAAATATAAGAACAGCAAGGACAACTATGCTGATGGCTCATAGATTGGTCATATCTAGTGGTGTTTCTATGATGATCACGACAAGAAGAATAATGAAAGTTTTGAGAAGATTTTTTAAAAAGCGTTAGCATTATTTACCCGATTGGGATGAGAATGTTCTCTTTCTTAGCAAGAAAACACAGACTTCTCTCTCACAGGACGTAGAGTTTTATATCTATAGAGAAAAAAGTCTATTTCGTTCGACACATACCCGAAAACTATTCTCAAGTAACTACACCTTAACGTAGTATTTTAAATCCTTACAACAAAGACACAAAACTTTATACTTTCTTGGACAAAGTTACCCTTTTATCAAAAAAAATAACTCCTTATAATAAAAATTTAGACAAAAAGCCAGAATGCAAAAAAACTGATAATTGAAGCAAATCTAATTATTTTCGAGAGAAAAATATTTAAAATTGAGAGAAAAATAGGGAGAATTTTTTAAAGAGAGAAAAAAAGACTTAGGTAATTTTAGTGAAAATGTGTTAGAATTAGATTTTAGCAAGAGGTTACAAAATTATGCCCAATAATAGTATAGAAAGCAGGGCAGTAGCACGTCCCCCTAGTGATGGCAGTGAGTTAATTCCTGCTGAAGTTTCAAGAAATTTTAGTAATAGTGGCAATCAGTCTCCTGATCCCGTTCTGAAAGATGGCTACACCAGAGATGATGAAGGAATCATCAATAACTATGCCATCGAACCAGATGAGTACCAAGCAGATTATCCTGCACCTTATCAACAAAGACGTTATCTTTTTCAAGGAGCGATCGCAGTTGTCTTCATTGGTTGTATAATCTGGGTTGCTTTTATTGTCAGCTAAGTTGATCTCTCCCTAGTACGCTTTAAGTCAATTTAGAGACCCTAGGGTTATTACCCTGAGCGTGCCATATTCGCTCAGTGGCTGGACTCATAATTGAGATAACATTTTAGAGTTTGAATTGTCTAAAATTTACACAAATCTTTTCTTTCTTTAAAAGTCTGAAACAATAACTATTAAAGGAGGCAATGATGTCTTCAAATATAAACGAAGGAATACTTTTTACTATCATTTGTGAAGCCTTTTTACAAGATCGTCTTGTACACCTATTACAAACCATTGGAGTTTCTGGTTACACAATTATTCCTGCACAGGGTGCCGGTAGTCATGGTAAGCGCATGGGTGATATTGCTGGATACAACACCAATATTGAAGTCAAAACAATTGTTACCCCAGAGAAATCTGATCAATTATTAGATGCACTCGATCACTTTGAGATAAGTCACGCCTTGATTGCATTTCGGCAAAAAGTAGACGGTTTATTTGATTAATAGAAGTAAATTAACAAAAAACGGAGAATTATTATGTCAGAAGAAAGAAAAGGCAATAGAGAATCTAAAAAGCCTAAACAAAAAGCTAAAGGGTATAAAAAGCCTAAAAAAGATCCCAAACGACATGATGCAGTAGATTAAGAAAGGGTCGATAGAACCGCTTGAAAACCAATCAAGCGGATATCGTCTCTAGAAAAATATAGGATTTATATGACGAATACGATTAAAATATCCCCTGACAAGAGGAAACCGTTAACATTTAACTGGATAGCTATCGCCTTTTTTAGTGCAGTTCATCTAGTTGCACTTTCAGCCCCGTGGTTCTTTTCGTGGTCAGCTTTAGGGGTGGCTATTTTTCTCCATTGGTTGATCGGCAGTATTGGCATTTGTTTAGGGTATCATCGCTTATTAACTCACCGCAGTTTTGAAGTTCCAAAACCCCTAGAATATATCATTGCAATCATTGGTGCTTTAGCATTGCAAGGTAGCCCTATATTTTGGGTTTCAGGACACCGAATGCACCATGCTTATACTGAAGATATGGAAAAAGATCCTTACTCTGCGAAACGGGGTTTTTGGTGGAGTCATATACTCTGGTTGTTTTATGATCGTCCAGAATTTTTTAACTATGATCAGTATAAAAAATATGCCCCGGATCTTGATAAACAGCCCTTTTATCGTTGGTTAGATCGCTATTTCTTATTATTACAGTTACCTCTGGGACTTTTACTTTACCTTCTCGGTGGTTGGTCATTTGTTATTTATGGTTTGTTTGTCAGAACGGTTTTACTGTGGCATAGTACCTGGTTTATTAACTCTGTCTCTCATCTAATAGGCTATCGTACTTATAATAGTAATGATAATTCCCGTAACTTATGGTGGGCAGCTATCTTAACTTATGGAGAAGGTTGGCATAATAATCATCATGCTTATCCTAACATAGCTAAGGCCGGATTGAAATGGTGGGAACTTGATGTAACTTGGTGGGCAATTAAGATTTTGAGTAAACTGAATTTAGCTAAGAAGATTAAACTACCCGTTTAAAATGATTCCGAGACTTTTACCAGAAACAACCATCAATCAAACCATTGCTAATTTTTTAACTTGTTTAAAAGAAACGACTTTTTCAGGAGATATTAAAGGGGATATCGCTAACCGTTTAATTGCTTCGACTGATAACAGTATTTATCAAATTTTACCCCAAGGCGTTGTTTTTCCTCGTACCACCGAAGATATCAGAGAAATTTTTAAATTAGCTAACAAAACTGAATTTGAGTCTGTTACTTTTTCACCCAGAGGAGGGGGAACTGGTACCAATGGACAATCACTTTCTCCTAGTATTATTATAGACTGTTCTAAGTACATGAATCAAGTTTTAGAACTCAATTTAGAAGAAGATTGGGTTAGGGTTCAACCTGGAATTATTTTAGACCAATTGAACCAAATTTTATCGGAACATAATTTATTTTTTGCGCCTTCTCTTGCTCCTAGTAATCGTGCTACTATCGGGGGAATGATTAATACAGATGCTGCCGGTAAAGGTTCTCGTATTTATGGGAAAACCAGTGATCATATTTTGGAATTAAGTTGGGTTTTATCCAATGGAACTTTAAGCAGTTCCTCACAAATTAGTAGAGATGATTTAGATAGTTTAAAACAACAAAATGGAAGATTAGGAGAAATTTATAACCTTATTGATAAAATCGTCTCTGAAAAAGCAGAATTAATTGACAATATCTTTCCGAAGTTAACTCGATTTATGACGGGTTATAACGTAGCTAAAGTTTATGATGAAACAAGAAACTATTTTGATCTTAATCGAATTCTAGCGGGTTCAGAAGGAACATTAGGAATTATTACAGAAACGAAATTGAAGTTAACTAAAATTCCTAAAGCGACTCAATTATTAGCAATTCATTATCAGAATTTTGATGCGGCTTTAAAAGATGCTACAAACTTACTCAATTATGATCCTGCTGCTATTGAAACTGTGGACGAAATAATTTTAGAATTAGCTAAAAATGATAGTATTTATCAAGAGGTTAAAGACTTTATTTGTGAGGCTAAAGCTATTAATTTAGTTGAGTTTGTTGGAGAAACTAATCAAGATATAGAACAGCAAATAAGCCCTTTAATTGATCAATTAGAAAATTATAAAAATCCAGGTGTTCTAGGCTATTATCATACTGAAAAACCAGAAGAAATTAAGAAATTATGGTCATTAAGAAAAAAAGGAGCAGCTTTATTAGGAAGTATGCCAGGCCATCGCAAACCTATTGCTTTTATTGAAGATACTGCCGTTTCTCCTGAAAATTTAGCCAGTTATACCCATGAATTTCAAGCTTTATTAAACAGTTATAAACTTACTTATGCTATGTTTGGTCATGTCGATGTGGGTTGTCTTCATGTTCGTCCTGCGTTAGATATGAAAGTCCCTGAAGATGAAAAATTGATTAGAGAAATATCGGATCAAGTTGTTAATTTAGTTCGTAAATATGGTGGGGTTATCTGGGGAGAACATGGTAAAGGATTTCGCAGTGAATACACCCCTTTATTCTTTGGAGAAGAACTCTATCAAGACTTAAGAAGAATCAAAGAAGTTTTTGATCCAGATAATAAATTAAATCCAGGAAAAATAGTGACACCTTATAACAGTTCAGATGAAATTGTTAAACTAGAATCAACTTTAAGGGGACACTTTGATCGTCAGGTTTCTCAACAGTTTAGAACTGAGTATGAAGCAGTCTTTAATTGTAATGGAAATGGTGCTTGTTTTAACTTTAATCCTGATGAAATTATTTGTCCTTCTGCTAAACAAACTCGCAATCGCATTCACTCCCCAAAAGGCAGGGCAATGTTATTAAGAGAATGGTTAAGATTACTGTCAAAATCAAATTTCAAAGACAGCTTTAAGGAGAATTTATCCTTTCCTAAAAAGGTCTGGTACACCCTAGACAAATGGCAAGGAAAAGAAGATTTTTCCCATGATGTTTATGAAGCAATGCAAGGCTGTCTTGCTTGTAAAGGATGTATAAGTCAATGTCCCATTCATGTTGATATTCCTGACTTAAAATCTCAATTTTTAGAACGTTATCATAGTCGTTATTTACGTTCTTTTAGAGATTATTTAATGGCTAATATTGAAAAATTAATCTATTATCAATCTTTTGCGCCTAATTTATTTAATAGTTTGGTGCAGAACACTATAAGTAAATTATTAATCAATAAAACCTTAAATTTAGTTGATACTCCCCTTATTAGTTACCCAACTGTACGAGATAAATTACCTATAGCGTTAAATATAGAAACCTTAGATAAGTTATCAGTAGAAGAACAAAAAAATAGCATTATTTTGCTACAAGATGCCTTTACCAGTTTTTATGAATCACAGTTAGTGATAGACACTTATCATTGTCTAGAAAACTTAGATTATAATGTTTATATTTTGCCTTTTTTTATCAATGGAAAAACCCTACATCTAAAAGGTTTTATTAATAATTTCAAGATGGTTATTCATAATAATATTAATGCCTTGAAAACAGTTTTAGACTTAGATATTCCGATAATTGGCATTGAACCTAGTATGACCTTAACTTATCGAGATGAGTATGAAAAAATTGCTTCTGATAAAAACATTTTTAAGAAAGTTCAACTCATCCAAGAATTTTTAGTAACACAAGAGAAAAGATTCCCCAAAATTCAATCAACCCATCCCTATTATTTATTAGCACATTGTCATGAAAAATCCCTAGCTTTTAACTCAGAAAAGCAATGGCAAACAGTTTTTAAAAACATGGGAATTAGTTTAAATATTGTATCTGTTGGTTGTTGTGGAATGGCTGGAATGTATGGCCATGAAAAAGAACATTATGAAAATTCTAAAGGTATTTATCAGAGTAGTTGGCAACAACATTTACCTAAAAAGATTGACGAACAACCCTATTATTTAGTTACGGGATATTCCTGTCGTTCTCAAGTCAAAAGATTTTCAGGATGGAAACCCCAACATCCTATTCAAGCTTTAAATCAATTAATCTCTTTCTCCAAAAATAATAGTTCCTAAACGTATCATCGT from Crocosphaera subtropica ATCC 51142 includes these protein-coding regions:
- a CDS encoding DUF4386 domain-containing protein, producing the protein MIINDKIKTSPLLYARVAGVLYLIIIVCGLFSEMYVRSHLIIPEDAVTTATNIMDSIFLFRLGFLSDLIMILCDVIVAIIFYILLKSVNKNIALLTVSFRLMQDAILGINLLNFFIPLILISHANYLKNFETNQLYALVLLFLNIHNYGYLIALVFFGIHCFLLGYLMVNSYYFPKLLGFGLMVACFGYLMDSFANFLLPNYTEITSWLVIISAVVAEFSLCLWLLFKGVKLECNLD
- a CDS encoding P-II family nitrogen regulator; the encoded protein is MSSNINEGILFTIICEAFLQDRLVHLLQTIGVSGYTIIPAQGAGSHGKRMGDIAGYNTNIEVKTIVTPEKSDQLLDALDHFEISHALIAFRQKVDGLFD
- a CDS encoding XisH family protein, coding for MSAKDIFHSAVRKGLEKEGWIVTDDPLRIEVGDVEMYVDLGAEQLLAAERNTEKIAVEIKSFIGKSSISEFHTAIGQCLNYRIALEEKEPERQLYLAIPLDIYYSFFELRFIQTVLKRLQISLIIYDAIEEVIVTWKN
- a CDS encoding SemiSWEET transporter; amino-acid sequence: MNSITWIGLLAGTLTTISFFPQMLKTWKTRSTKDISLEMFLLFCSGLLLWIIYGLFMRDIPVIMTNVATFILAFPILILKLKYK
- a CDS encoding Uma2 family endonuclease, yielding MITYTINLEPLGKMTDEQFYQLCRKNPEINFERNAKGELMIMPPTGGETGNRNSEINAEFVFWNRQTKLGKVFDSNTCFKFPNGAERSPDVSWIKLERWNQLTLEQKEKFPPIAPDFVLELMSPSDSVKNTQEKMAEYQANGVKLGWLINRKDQQVEIYRQGKSKEVLNEPIFLSGEDILPEFVLDLAMVW
- a CDS encoding pentapeptide repeat-containing protein; the protein is MNAQEMLKRYAAGERDFSRVTLVHVCLCDANLVGVHLEGAELILADLKGVALTDAHLNQAKLNQSNLTHANMIQACLIGAEMIDIDLSGADLSGADLREADLSGANLGGANLTNTHLEGANLMGADLRGADLTGVNLEQTNLIGAKLSGAFLN
- a CDS encoding cytochrome P450, coding for MTLPPSISTPRLLRLFKLIFYPLDYLEDYYKKYGDIFSFGQSESPFVYISNPQGIQEILTKDKTDFRSAAGGSFLTTLLGENSLLFLQGKRHQRERKLLTPPFHGERLQSYTQLIYSITDEVSENLQINQAFNVRKIMQEITLKVILKAVFGITEGDRYQQLKDLLKAWLSFFDSPANATIIFFPFLQKDWGNWSPWGRFLRIKGKIDDLIYTEIKERRQQENYTGKDILTLLMLTKDEAGNPMSDQELHDELITLLIAGHETTASSLTWALYWIHYCPDVEEKLRLHFSILEKNTDLLNIVKLPYLDSVCSETLRIYPVIVTTFLRILETPLELMGYQFKPGTVFAPAIYLVHHREDIYPNSKEFRPERFLERQFSPYEYFPFGGGSRRCIGLELAKMEIKIVLFTLLSKYQLKLSSSRPLKPVRRGLTIAPPNSFKMIITQKLTPN
- a CDS encoding acyl-CoA desaturase, which codes for MTNTIKISPDKRKPLTFNWIAIAFFSAVHLVALSAPWFFSWSALGVAIFLHWLIGSIGICLGYHRLLTHRSFEVPKPLEYIIAIIGALALQGSPIFWVSGHRMHHAYTEDMEKDPYSAKRGFWWSHILWLFYDRPEFFNYDQYKKYAPDLDKQPFYRWLDRYFLLLQLPLGLLLYLLGGWSFVIYGLFVRTVLLWHSTWFINSVSHLIGYRTYNSNDNSRNLWWAAILTYGEGWHNNHHAYPNIAKAGLKWWELDVTWWAIKILSKLNLAKKIKLPV
- the psb34 gene encoding photosystem II assembly protein Psb34 produces the protein MPNNSIESRAVARPPSDGSELIPAEVSRNFSNSGNQSPDPVLKDGYTRDDEGIINNYAIEPDEYQADYPAPYQQRRYLFQGAIAVVFIGCIIWVAFIVS
- a CDS encoding helix-turn-helix domain-containing protein gives rise to the protein MNQSTPYVSNQQKLQQLMEEAEIANFEQLSQLSGVSQWQLNRLLTGLLPKLPITDLLKLSQVLKISLEQLLLQFETTESLSADWEIASQGISANIDSNAMALQQEYKQLQQQLNQQKERLEKEFQGSSIAALESWLLQWPTAAIVAQKNPEISAVKLLPLVKPIFELLKQWGLEMKGSVGEVVSYNPQLHQLLEGGGHAEPGDPVIIRYVGYSHDHKLLYRAKVSPVKKEETTS
- the hypE gene encoding hydrogenase expression/formation protein HypE produces the protein MNDFNVSCPIPLDKYPQVLLAHGGGGKLMQQLLEKMVFSTFKLPQDIPPHDAAVINLPGSKIAFTTDSYVIHPLFFPGGDIGSLAINGTVNDLAMSGAHPLYLSLGLIIEEGLPMETLWRVIQSLKKAANRANIQVVTGDTKVVDRGKGDGIFINTAGVGIIEHNQSIAPQFVHPGDAILINGDIGRHGISIMALREGLELETTIESDCAPLHNIVLEMLNQDIEIHCLRDLTRGGLASALNEIATSAEVTINIKERAIAVQEDVQGACEILGFDPLYVANEGKFVAFIPQNSVKGALEIMKSFSQDASVIGEVTGKGTGMGLVTLESKIGSQRIVDMLSGEQLPRIC
- a CDS encoding XisI protein yields the protein MEKLEKYRHYVKQVITEYSQLGSSKDPIEQQLIFDTVNDHYQLMYVGWKNRRRYHGCVLHLDIKNGKIWIQHDGTEVGMANQLVKLGVPKEDIVLAFHEPLLREYTGFAVG